From the genome of Streptomyces sp. NBC_01304:
CGCCTCGGTCTACGAGGCGGTCAGCGGTCCGGCCACGGCGACCGTACGTCTCCTCGGCCTGGACCCCTTCGACGCGACGGCCGTCCTCGCCCGCCTCGCCCCCGAGCTCGACCTCGTCGCGGAGCGCGCGGCCGACGCCGCGCGGCGGGCCCTGTCCGAAGGCGTCGACGTCCTGCCCGCCGCCTCGGCACCCCTCCTCGAAGTGAGTGCGGAGGCTCACGCGGCCTGGGCCGTACGCCTCTTCGCCTCGTAGAACGCCTCGCAAGTCGCCTTGTAGGACCTGAACTTCACCGGCGTACACCCCGAGCACCACCGAACCACCCGGGAGTCGCACCATGCACCTCGACCACCCCACCACCTACCCCCAGCGCCACACCCACAGCGCCGACGCACTGCGCGCCGACGGCACCCGGCGCGCCCTGCGGATCGGGCTCGGCGGGCCCGTCGGATCCGGCAAGACCGCCACCGTGGCCGCGCTCTGCCGGGCCCTGCGGGCCGAGTTGTCGCTCGCCGTCGTGACCAACGACATCTACACCCGCGAGGACGCCGCGTTCCTGCTGCGCGAGGCCGTCCTTCCACCCGAGCGGATCACCGCCGTCGAGACGGGCGCCTGCCCGCACACCGCGATCCGCGACGACATCTCCGCCAACCTGGAGGCCGTGGAGGACCTGGAGGAGGAGGCCGGGCCGCTCGACCTCATCCTCGTGGAGTCCGGCGGGGACAACCTGACCGCGACCTTCTCCAAGGGGCTCGTGGACGCCCAGGTCTTCGTCATCGACGTCGCGGGCGGCGACGACATTCCGCGCAAGGGCGGGCCCGGCGTGACCACGGCCGATCTGCTGGTCGTCAACAAGACCGACCTCGCGCCGTACGTCGGCTCGGACCTGCAGCGGATGGCGCGCGACGCGAAGGAGCAGCGGGCCGAACTCCCGGTCGTCTTCCAGTCGTTGAGGTCCGAGGACGGCGTGGGTCAGGTCGCCGCCTGGGTGCGGGAGCGGCTCGCCGCCTGGACCGCCGCGTGAGTGCCGGCACGGTCCTGGCCGACAGCGAGGCTCTGGTGCCGGCCGCCTCGCCCGGGATCGCCGCCACCGCCCGCATCACCGCCCGCCCCGACGGCCGCGGCGGCACCGCCCTGCCCGTGCTCGAAAGCTCCGGTCCGCTCGCGGTGCGCCGCACCCGGGGGGAGGCGGGGCAGGCCCGCGTCATGCTGGTCGGCGCGATGAGCGCGCCGCTCGGCGGCGACCGCCTGCGCGTGGAGGTGCGGGTCGAGGCCGGGGCCCGGCTGCGGATCGGCTCGGCGGCCGCCACCATCGCCCTGCCCGGACAGCACGGCGCACCCGCCCACTACGACGTACGGCTGTACGTCGGTGCGGGAGCCGAACTGCACTGGATGCCGGAGCAGCTCATCTCGGCGGCCGGCAGCGAGTTGCAGGTGACGACACGGGTCGAGCTGGCCGAGGGTGCCCGGCTGGTCCTGCGCGAGGAGCAGGTGCTCGGCCGCACCGGCGAGGCCCCCGGCACCCTCACCAGCCGCCTCACCCTGTGCGGCGCCGGACGGGTGCTGCTCGACCAGGAGCTGGCCTGCGGGCCGGGCGCACCCGGCGGCTGGGACGGCTCGGCCGTCCTGGCCGGGCATCGAGCCGTGGGCCAACTCGTCGTCGTACAGCCGGAGTTCGAAGACGCGCCGCCGCAGGGCCGGCCGCTGGGCGACACCGCGTCCCTCACCCCGCTGGCCGGACCCGCCGCCCTGGTCACGGCCGTCGCCCCCGACGCGCTGCGCCTGCGCCGGGTCCTCGACGAGGCGGCCCGCACCCTGCACTGCTGAGAGCCGCTGAACGGGCTCCGAGCGGCGTGACGGCGGAATGGGCGGCGCCCGGCCGGGTACTGGGCAACGGTCCCGCCCGCCGAACAGGTGAAGGGACCCCGCCCCGCCGCGGGCCGCGCCGACGGGGGCGTGGCGGGCGGCGCCATGCTCGGACGCACCATGACCATGTTCCGCAAGATTCTCCGATATGGCCGCTTCGGCTTCCTCGCCGTCGTCGTCGTCATCGCCCTCGCCGTCGTCGGTCTCGCCGTGGCGCTGTCCCCCTGGTGGTGGCTGCTCGCCGCGCCCGCCCTGGTGCTGACCGCGCTCGGCGCCTGGGACCTCGCGCAGACCCGGCACTCGGTGCTGCGCAACTATCCCCTCGTCGGGCACGCCCGCTTCATCCTGGAGGACCTGCGACCGGAGCTCCAGCAGTACTTCATCGAGCGCAACCACGACGGGCGGCCCTTCGACCGCGACGTGCGCTCCACCGTCTACCAGCGGGCCAAGGGCATCGAGGCGGAGGAGCCGTTCGGCTCGGAGCGCAACCTCTACGAGGAGGGCTACGAGTTCCTCACGCACTCCATGGTCCCGAGGCCCCTGCCCGAGCGGCAGCCGACGGCGCGGGTCGGCGGGCCGGGCTGTACCAAGCCGTACGACATGGCCCTGCTCAATGTCTCCGCCATGAGCTTCGGGGCGCTGTCCTCGCATGCGATCCTCGCGCTCAACAAGGGCGCCGCGGCGGGCGGGTTCGCGCACGACACGGGCGAGGGCGGGATCTCCGAGTTCCATCTGCGGCACGGCGGCGACCTGATCTGGGAGATCGGCACCGGCTACTTCGGCTGCCGTACCGAGGACGGGAACTTCGACCCGGAAAAGTTCGCCGCGAAGGCCGCCCACCCGAACGTCAAGTGCGTCTCCCTCAAGCTCTCCCAGGGTGCCAAGCCCGGCATCGGCGGTGTGCTGCCGGCCGGCAAGGTGGACGCCACCATCGCCGAGATCCGCGACGTGCCCGAGGGCGAGACGGTGATCTCCCCGCCGTACCACCGGGTGTTCGCCACCCCGCGCGAACTCGTCCGGTTCATCGCCCGGATGCGGGAGCTCGCGGGCGGCAAGCCCACCGGGATCAAGCTGTGCGTCGGCACCCGGGTCCAGGTGCTGGCCCTGTGCAAGGCGATGCTCGCCGAGGACATCACCCCGGACTTCGTCGTCGTCGACGGCGCCGAGGGCGGCACCGGGGCCGCGCCCCTGGAGTTCGCCGACGTCCTGGGCACCCCGCTCACCGAGGGCCTGATGGCCGTGCACAACGCGCTCGTCGGCACCGGGCTGCGCGACCGCGTCAAGATCGGCGCCAGCGGCAAGGTCGCCACCGGCTCCGACATCGTCCGACGCCTCGCCCAGGGCGCCGACTTCACCAATGCCGCCCGCGCCATGATGTTCGCCGTCGGCTGCATCCAGGCCCAGTCCTGCCACACCAACACCTGCCCCGTCGGCGTCGCCACCCAGGACCCGCGCCGGGTCCGCGCCCTCGACGTGGGCGAGAAGTCGCTGCGCGTCGAGCGCTACCAGCACGCCACCGTACGCAGCGCGCAGCAGATCATGGCCGCGATGGGCGTGGACGACCCGGCCGGGCTCCGCCCCCACATGCTGCTGCGCCGCATCCAGGCCTCCGGCGAGGTGCGCTCCTACGAGGAGTTGTACGAGTGGCTGGAGGACGGCCAACTCCTGAAGCACGCCCCCGAGTCCTGGGCGCGGGACTGGGAACGGGCCGACGCGGACTCGTTCGCTCCCTGAACGCGGATTCGCTCCCTGAGCCCGGACTCCCGGCCCCGATCGCCGCACGGCCGGTGCACTGCCCGCTGAGCGCGACACCTGCCTCCGGTTATCGGATTGGCAAAGAACCCCAGCCCGCTCTGTTGTCAGGTACCCCGCAGACGAAAGGATCCCGTGAATCATCCGAAACGATCTGAGGGAGGTACCTCTTGAGACGCTCTGCAGTGCTCGGCTCGGCCGGCACTCTGCTCGCGGGGACCCTCATAGCGGGCGCGATGGCGATCCCGTCGGCGCAGGCCGACACCCGCCACCGCACGGACCCCGCAGCGCACGGCGCAGCCATCGCGGCTGCCCGCGCGGCCAAGACGGGTATCGACTGGAAGGACTGTCCCGCGGACTGGGGCTTCGAGAAGCCCATCCAGTGCGGCTGGGTCAGCGTTCCGGTCGACTACGCGAAGCCGTACGGCAAGCAGATCAAGATTGCCGTCGACCGTATCGGCAACACGGGCACGAAGGAAGAGCGCCAGGGCGCTCTCGTCTACAACCCGGGCGGCCCGGGTGCCTCGGGCATGCGCTTCCCGCGCCGGGTCACCACCAAGGCCCCGCTGTGGGAGAAGACGGCGAAGGCCTATGACTTCGTGGGCTTCGACCCGCGCGGTGTCGGCCACTCGGCGCCCATCTCCTGCATCGACCCGCAGGAGTTCGTCAAGGCGCCGAAGCAGGACCCGGTGCCGGACTCCGAGGCCGACAAGCGCGCCCAGCGCAAGCTCGCCGCCGAGTACGCGGACGGCTGCAAGGAGCGCACCGGCGCCGCCATGCTCCAGCAGATGACGACGCCGAACACCGCGCG
Proteins encoded in this window:
- the ureG gene encoding urease accessory protein UreG — encoded protein: MHLDHPTTYPQRHTHSADALRADGTRRALRIGLGGPVGSGKTATVAALCRALRAELSLAVVTNDIYTREDAAFLLREAVLPPERITAVETGACPHTAIRDDISANLEAVEDLEEEAGPLDLILVESGGDNLTATFSKGLVDAQVFVIDVAGGDDIPRKGGPGVTTADLLVVNKTDLAPYVGSDLQRMARDAKEQRAELPVVFQSLRSEDGVGQVAAWVRERLAAWTAA
- a CDS encoding urease accessory protein UreD, which encodes MSAGTVLADSEALVPAASPGIAATARITARPDGRGGTALPVLESSGPLAVRRTRGEAGQARVMLVGAMSAPLGGDRLRVEVRVEAGARLRIGSAAATIALPGQHGAPAHYDVRLYVGAGAELHWMPEQLISAAGSELQVTTRVELAEGARLVLREEQVLGRTGEAPGTLTSRLTLCGAGRVLLDQELACGPGAPGGWDGSAVLAGHRAVGQLVVVQPEFEDAPPQGRPLGDTASLTPLAGPAALVTAVAPDALRLRRVLDEAARTLHC
- a CDS encoding FMN-binding glutamate synthase family protein, giving the protein MFRKILRYGRFGFLAVVVVIALAVVGLAVALSPWWWLLAAPALVLTALGAWDLAQTRHSVLRNYPLVGHARFILEDLRPELQQYFIERNHDGRPFDRDVRSTVYQRAKGIEAEEPFGSERNLYEEGYEFLTHSMVPRPLPERQPTARVGGPGCTKPYDMALLNVSAMSFGALSSHAILALNKGAAAGGFAHDTGEGGISEFHLRHGGDLIWEIGTGYFGCRTEDGNFDPEKFAAKAAHPNVKCVSLKLSQGAKPGIGGVLPAGKVDATIAEIRDVPEGETVISPPYHRVFATPRELVRFIARMRELAGGKPTGIKLCVGTRVQVLALCKAMLAEDITPDFVVVDGAEGGTGAAPLEFADVLGTPLTEGLMAVHNALVGTGLRDRVKIGASGKVATGSDIVRRLAQGADFTNAARAMMFAVGCIQAQSCHTNTCPVGVATQDPRRVRALDVGEKSLRVERYQHATVRSAQQIMAAMGVDDPAGLRPHMLLRRIQASGEVRSYEELYEWLEDGQLLKHAPESWARDWERADADSFAP